A section of the Rhizobium sp. BG4 genome encodes:
- a CDS encoding ABC transporter ATP-binding protein — translation MTELLDVKNLRVSYPTRTGVIEAVRGVSFTLGKERLGIVGESGSGKSQTGRAIMGLTPRHAIVSADTLNFNGIDLLSASAKQRRLLRGKRIAMVLQDPKYSLDPVMSIGRQICETLQTHEKVGRSEAKERALAMLEAVQIRDPKRVFDLYPHEVSGGMGQRAMIAMMLIAGPELLIADEPTSALDVTVQLDVLKIMDKLVSERGMGLIFVSHDLRLVSSFCDRVIVMYAGKIVEELKASELKNAQHPYTQGLLSCMPQIGEDRHPLPVLDRKPEWAA, via the coding sequence ATGACCGAACTTCTCGACGTCAAGAACCTGCGCGTCAGCTATCCGACCCGCACCGGCGTGATCGAGGCCGTGCGCGGCGTATCCTTCACGCTCGGCAAGGAACGTCTCGGTATCGTTGGCGAATCCGGTTCCGGCAAGTCGCAGACGGGCCGGGCGATCATGGGCTTGACACCGAGACATGCCATCGTCAGTGCCGACACGCTCAACTTCAACGGCATCGATCTGCTGAGCGCGTCTGCCAAGCAGCGCCGCCTGCTGCGCGGCAAGCGTATCGCCATGGTTCTGCAGGATCCGAAATATTCGCTCGACCCGGTCATGTCGATCGGAAGGCAGATCTGCGAGACGCTGCAGACCCATGAGAAGGTCGGCCGCTCGGAAGCCAAGGAGCGGGCGCTCGCCATGCTGGAGGCTGTGCAGATCCGCGATCCCAAGCGCGTCTTCGATCTTTATCCGCACGAAGTCTCGGGCGGCATGGGGCAGCGCGCGATGATCGCCATGATGCTGATCGCCGGACCCGAACTGTTGATCGCAGACGAGCCGACCTCAGCCCTTGACGTGACCGTTCAGCTGGATGTGCTGAAGATCATGGACAAGCTCGTCTCCGAGCGTGGCATGGGACTGATCTTCGTCTCGCACGACCTGCGCCTCGTCTCCTCCTTCTGCGACCGGGTCATCGTCATGTATGCGGGGAAGATCGTGGAGGAATTGAAGGCATCGGAATTGAAGAATGCGCAGCATCCCTACACGCAGGGCCTGTTGAGCTGCATGCCGCAGATCGGCGAGGATCGCCATCCGCTGCCGGTTCTCGACCGCAAGCCGGAGTGGGCCGCATGA
- a CDS encoding ABC transporter permease produces MTVPVNQTRPMSRREWLLSDRPQSRMQARLGRAYVTWRQFTANRLAVVGLAIIIALLFVAAFADLLATHSPVIGDLKNARLLPPGSEGYLLGTDDQGRDIYSRLIYGSRLTLFVVVLVAIISAPIGLIVGTVSGYAGGWVDATLMRITDIFLAFPKLVLALAFVAALGPGIQNAVIAIAITSWPPYARIARAETLTVRRSDYISAVKLMGASPIRIIIRHVMPLCISSLIVRVTLDMAGIILTAAGLGFLGLGAQPPLPEWGAMIASGRRFILDQWWVAAMPGIAILIVSLGFNLLGDGLRDALDPKESGQ; encoded by the coding sequence ATGACGGTTCCGGTCAACCAGACACGTCCCATGAGCCGCCGCGAATGGCTGCTTTCCGATCGTCCGCAATCGCGCATGCAGGCGCGTCTCGGGCGTGCCTATGTCACCTGGCGCCAGTTTACGGCGAACAGGCTTGCCGTCGTCGGCCTGGCGATCATCATCGCCCTGCTGTTCGTCGCCGCCTTCGCCGATCTGCTGGCAACGCATTCGCCCGTTATCGGCGATCTCAAGAATGCGCGGCTGCTGCCGCCCGGCAGTGAGGGCTATCTGCTCGGTACCGACGATCAGGGTCGTGATATCTATTCGCGCCTGATCTACGGCTCGCGGCTCACCCTCTTCGTCGTCGTTCTCGTCGCCATCATCTCCGCGCCGATCGGGCTGATCGTCGGTACGGTTTCCGGCTATGCCGGCGGCTGGGTTGATGCGACGCTGATGCGCATCACCGATATCTTTCTGGCTTTCCCGAAGCTGGTTCTGGCGCTTGCTTTCGTCGCCGCACTCGGTCCCGGCATTCAGAATGCCGTCATCGCAATCGCGATCACCTCCTGGCCGCCTTATGCCCGTATCGCCCGCGCGGAAACGCTGACGGTGCGGCGGTCGGACTATATCTCGGCGGTGAAGCTGATGGGCGCCTCGCCTATCCGCATCATCATCCGCCATGTCATGCCGCTCTGCATTTCGTCGCTGATCGTGCGCGTAACGCTTGATATGGCCGGCATCATCCTGACGGCTGCCGGTCTCGGCTTCCTCGGCCTCGGCGCCCAGCCGCCGCTGCCGGAATGGGGCGCGATGATCGCCTCCGGACGCCGCTTCATTCTCGACCAGTGGTGGGTCGCAGCCATGCCTGGGATCGCCATCCTGATCGTCAGCCTCGGCTTCAACCTGCTCGGCGACGGCCTGCGCGATGCGCTCGATCCGAAGGAGAGCGGCCAATGA
- a CDS encoding DUF1328 domain-containing protein, producing MLYYALVFLVVALIAGLLGFGGIAGASASIAQVLFFLFLVLFVVSLVMRLVRR from the coding sequence ATGCTTTATTACGCTCTCGTATTTCTCGTCGTCGCCCTGATCGCCGGCCTGCTTGGTTTCGGCGGTATTGCAGGCGCTTCGGCCTCCATTGCGCAGGTCTTGTTCTTCCTGTTCCTGGTGCTTTTCGTCGTGTCGCTGGTCATGCGTCTGGTCAGGCGCTGA
- a CDS encoding ABC transporter ATP-binding protein, whose protein sequence is MSAALSVEKLGVVYDDFHALKDVSIEVATGESFGLVGESGSGKSTLLRAVAGLAPVSSGTIRIHGEALQGAKRSKAFYRSVQMVFQDPYGSLHPRQTIDRLLLEPLAIHGIGDSERRIERALDEVGLGNGFRFRYPHQLSGGQRQRVAIARALIVEPSVLLLDEPTSALDASVQAEVLNLLEQIRRDRKLTFVMVSHDLGVVTHMCERLAVMRGGAVVERLSSAELARADVQEEYTRNLMVASKGFVKA, encoded by the coding sequence ATGAGTGCTGCACTTTCCGTCGAAAAGCTCGGCGTCGTCTATGACGATTTCCATGCGCTGAAGGATGTCAGCATCGAGGTGGCCACCGGCGAATCCTTCGGGCTGGTCGGTGAATCCGGATCCGGCAAGTCGACGCTGCTGCGCGCGGTTGCCGGGCTCGCGCCCGTCAGTTCCGGTACGATCCGCATTCATGGCGAGGCGCTGCAGGGCGCAAAGCGCAGCAAGGCTTTCTATCGCAGCGTCCAGATGGTGTTTCAGGACCCCTACGGCTCGCTTCACCCGCGCCAGACGATCGACCGCCTGCTGCTCGAGCCGCTCGCCATCCACGGCATCGGCGACAGCGAGAGGCGTATCGAGCGGGCGCTCGACGAGGTCGGCCTCGGAAACGGTTTCCGCTTCCGCTATCCGCATCAGCTTTCCGGCGGCCAGCGACAGCGCGTGGCGATCGCCCGGGCGCTTATCGTCGAACCTTCGGTGCTGCTGCTAGACGAGCCGACCTCGGCGCTCGATGCCTCGGTGCAGGCCGAAGTGCTCAATCTGCTGGAGCAGATCCGCCGCGACCGCAAGCTGACATTCGTGATGGTGAGCCACGATCTCGGCGTCGTCACTCACATGTGCGAGCGCCTCGCCGTGATGCGCGGCGGTGCCGTTGTCGAGCGGTTGAGCTCGGCTGAGCTCGCCCGGGCCGATGTCCAGGAAGAATACACCCGCAATCTGATGGTCGCGAGCAAGGGTTTCGTCAAAGCCTGA
- a CDS encoding DNA starvation/stationary phase protection protein: protein MANTAVLKPKSRDVSVKTGLSDKYCADMAKSLSAILANTYHLVIKSHIYHWNVVGPLFKPLHELTEEHYNTLFEATDIVAERIRALGHLAPAHISDAAKFAPSNRDFSQLTAEDMVLDLIADHEAACRAMREAGTSADENGDLVTTDMLTDRLTFHEKALWMLKAIIAK, encoded by the coding sequence ATGGCAAATACCGCCGTACTAAAGCCGAAATCACGCGACGTCTCGGTCAAGACCGGACTGTCCGACAAATATTGTGCCGACATGGCCAAGAGCCTGTCGGCGATCCTGGCCAATACCTATCATCTGGTCATCAAGAGCCACATCTATCACTGGAATGTCGTCGGCCCGCTGTTCAAGCCTCTGCATGAGCTGACCGAGGAGCATTACAACACCCTCTTCGAAGCGACCGATATCGTTGCTGAGCGTATCCGCGCGCTCGGCCATCTGGCGCCCGCCCATATCAGCGACGCTGCCAAGTTTGCTCCGTCGAACCGCGATTTCAGCCAGCTGACGGCCGAAGACATGGTGCTCGATCTGATTGCAGATCACGAAGCGGCCTGCCGCGCCATGCGCGAGGCCGGAACCTCAGCCGACGAGAACGGCGACCTGGTGACGACGGACATGCTGACGGATCGCCTGACCTTCCACGAGAAAGCCCTCTGGATGCTCAAGGCGATCATCGCAAAGTAG